In Sphingobacterium sp. lm-10, one DNA window encodes the following:
- a CDS encoding redoxin domain-containing protein, giving the protein MKGKFSVLSLALALGLAACNNGGSDSKTTSTDPHEGHDHSAQTAASTPHTQTPPPAQPEEQDPAASIPDFKFYKVKSGFGFEKSDIPSSKNTVFILFDPSCGHCQQETQALAKNYEKIKDVNLLYISMNDPGLMVNFLPSFGKELDGKSNVEVLYDRDQEFIRKFHIPKMFPANYVYGADGNLKTYWVGEKNIDDILKAFVQ; this is encoded by the coding sequence ATGAAAGGTAAATTTTCAGTATTGAGTTTGGCATTGGCCCTTGGTTTGGCCGCATGTAATAACGGTGGTTCAGATAGCAAGACGACTTCTACAGATCCGCATGAAGGACACGATCACAGCGCACAAACTGCCGCATCGACGCCACATACACAAACTCCTCCACCGGCTCAACCAGAAGAGCAAGATCCCGCTGCTAGCATTCCAGACTTCAAATTTTACAAAGTAAAATCTGGTTTTGGCTTCGAGAAAAGTGACATCCCAAGTAGTAAAAATACCGTATTCATCTTGTTCGACCCCTCTTGCGGACATTGCCAGCAAGAGACACAAGCATTAGCTAAAAACTACGAAAAAATTAAAGACGTCAACCTGTTATATATCTCCATGAACGACCCCGGATTGATGGTAAACTTCCTTCCGTCATTCGGCAAAGAGTTAGATGGCAAATCTAATGTGGAAGTACTGTATGACCGAGATCAGGAGTTTATCCGTAAATTTCATATTCCCAAAATGTTCCCTGCAAATTACGTGTACGGAGCAGATGGTAATTTAAAAACGTATTGGGTTGGAGAAAAAAATATCGATGACATTTTAAAAGCATTCGTACAATAA
- the gap gene encoding type I glyceraldehyde-3-phosphate dehydrogenase translates to MRIAINGFGRIGRHTLRHLIQRELEGVTVVAINDLADAATLAHLFKYDSVHGPANFPVAHRDSYLEIGAQSIQVYNEKDPARLPWSVLGIDLVIEATGHFTTSAAAAKHITAGAQQVVISAPSPDKEIPTVVLGINDATFDWSAPIFSNASCTTNNVAPLVKILDDNWSIQDGYITTVHSMTGDQNLHDAPHRDLRRARAASTSIIPTSTGAAKAITNVFPHLEGKLGGAGIRVPVLNGSLTDFTCTLAKSTTVAEINKKFQAAADGDLKNVLYYTEDPIVSVDIINNPYSCVFDAQLTSVVGGLVKVVGWYDNEYGYSNRMVDIVQILNRLETTLDA, encoded by the coding sequence ATGAGGATTGCTATTAATGGGTTTGGAAGAATAGGTAGGCATACCCTGCGTCATCTTATTCAACGTGAGCTGGAAGGAGTAACTGTTGTCGCCATCAATGATCTGGCAGATGCTGCAACGCTTGCTCATCTCTTTAAATACGACTCGGTACACGGTCCGGCAAATTTTCCGGTTGCGCATCGAGATAGTTATTTGGAAATCGGAGCCCAATCCATCCAGGTTTATAATGAAAAAGATCCCGCACGTCTGCCATGGTCCGTTTTAGGAATAGATCTGGTCATAGAAGCTACCGGTCATTTTACGACTTCAGCTGCTGCCGCAAAACACATTACTGCAGGTGCCCAGCAAGTAGTCATCTCCGCCCCGTCGCCGGACAAAGAGATTCCGACGGTTGTATTAGGGATTAACGATGCAACATTTGACTGGAGTGCTCCGATATTTTCTAATGCTTCCTGTACCACCAATAATGTGGCACCCTTGGTCAAAATCCTGGACGATAATTGGTCCATACAAGACGGCTACATCACCACAGTGCACTCCATGACGGGAGATCAAAACCTGCATGATGCACCGCATCGGGATCTTCGCCGCGCACGTGCCGCTTCTACTTCAATCATCCCCACATCAACCGGCGCGGCAAAAGCCATCACTAATGTATTTCCACATCTGGAAGGGAAGTTAGGTGGTGCAGGCATCCGTGTACCTGTACTAAATGGTTCGCTAACCGATTTCACCTGTACCTTAGCAAAATCGACTACCGTAGCAGAAATCAATAAAAAGTTCCAAGCTGCGGCTGACGGTGACTTAAAAAATGTATTGTATTACACGGAAGATCCAATTGTATCCGTGGATATTATCAATAATCCCTACTCCTGCGTATTTGATGCACAGCTTACCTCTGTTGTGGGTGGTTTAGTAAAGGTGGTAGGTTGGTACGATAATGAATACGGATATTCTAATCGTATGGTCGATATTGTTCAGATCTTAAATCGCTTAGAGACGACCCTCGACGCCTAA
- a CDS encoding TIGR02757 family protein, with the protein MAHFDLKEFLDQKVAEYNRPGFIESDPIAIPHRFTLKQDVEIMGLFASILAWGQRKTIINKCTELIARMQGEPYAFVLHHSDQDLAGLLGFKHRTFNDTDLLYFISFLRHHYAQHDSLEMAFIWGQEEQAEVSVEQALNYFKSYFFSLLDYPERTRKHISSPVQKSSCKRLNMFLRWMVRQDEQGVDFGIWSKIRPANLVCPCDVHVERVGKKLGLITTPTVNWNMAMELTRQLRLLDAQDPVKYDFALFGLGVEGRL; encoded by the coding sequence ATGGCTCATTTTGATTTAAAAGAGTTTTTGGATCAAAAAGTGGCCGAATACAATCGCCCTGGCTTTATCGAATCAGATCCTATTGCTATTCCACATCGTTTTACTTTAAAGCAGGATGTGGAGATCATGGGGCTCTTTGCGAGTATTTTGGCGTGGGGTCAGCGCAAAACCATTATCAACAAATGTACTGAACTAATAGCACGTATGCAGGGCGAACCTTATGCCTTTGTGCTACATCATTCTGATCAGGATCTTGCTGGCCTTCTTGGATTTAAACATCGTACTTTCAACGATACCGATCTGCTTTATTTTATCTCGTTTCTGCGTCATCATTATGCGCAGCATGATTCCCTAGAAATGGCATTCATTTGGGGACAAGAAGAACAGGCGGAGGTATCTGTGGAGCAGGCCCTGAATTATTTTAAATCTTACTTTTTCTCTTTATTGGATTATCCCGAACGCACGCGCAAGCACATCAGCTCGCCCGTACAGAAATCCAGCTGCAAGCGTTTGAACATGTTTTTGCGCTGGATGGTACGCCAGGATGAGCAAGGTGTAGACTTCGGAATTTGGTCGAAAATACGACCTGCCAACTTGGTCTGTCCCTGCGATGTGCATGTAGAGCGGGTAGGAAAGAAATTAGGGCTGATTACGACTCCAACCGTCAACTGGAATATGGCCATGGAATTGACTCGCCAACTTCGCTTGTTGGATGCTCAGGATCCCGTAAAATATGATTTCGCACTATTTGGATTAGGCGTCGAGGGTCGTCTCTAA